The following proteins come from a genomic window of Novosphingobium aromaticivorans DSM 12444:
- a CDS encoding ABC-type transport auxiliary lipoprotein family protein, with product MIRKALIAATFAAALSGCVSLGPKVPDTLLSLTATRTAAAGTGTSGTYGTALVVLEPTAEQRLAVTRVPVQIDDANVAYLKKTMWVERPSRLFQRLLAETIRARGNRLVIENDPGASGTQLSGRLLDMGYDARTRMAVVRYDAIRETAGRVETRRFESTVPVTDAEAKYVGPALNEAANAVASQVADWVA from the coding sequence ATGATCCGCAAAGCCCTTATCGCCGCCACTTTCGCCGCCGCACTGTCTGGCTGCGTCAGCCTCGGCCCCAAGGTGCCCGACACGCTGCTCTCGCTCACCGCGACCAGGACGGCGGCGGCGGGTACCGGCACCAGCGGCACTTACGGCACCGCGCTTGTCGTACTCGAGCCGACCGCGGAACAGCGCCTTGCCGTCACCCGCGTGCCGGTGCAGATCGACGATGCCAACGTTGCCTACCTGAAGAAGACGATGTGGGTCGAACGCCCCTCGCGCCTGTTCCAGCGCCTGCTTGCCGAAACCATCCGTGCGCGGGGCAACCGGCTCGTGATCGAGAACGATCCCGGCGCCAGCGGCACCCAGCTTTCGGGCCGCCTGCTCGACATGGGCTACGATGCGCGCACGCGCATGGCCGTGGTCCGCTACGACGCCATTCGCGAAACCGCCGGCCGCGTTGAAACCCGCCGCTTCGAAAGCACGGTCCCGGTCACCGATGCCGAGGCGAAATACGTCGGTCCCGCGCTCAACGAAGCGGCCAATGCGGTCGCCAGCCAGGTCGCCGACTGGGTGGCCTGA